TGCGCCAGGCCCGGTCCTGGCGCTTACGCGCAATGAAGCGAGCGTTACATCAGCTCAGATGCCGCCCGGGTGCTGGGCGGAATCCAGGTCAGAATATCCGCGGCATCAAGTAAACCGACATCGGATGTCACGCCCAATTTTGTCATGGCATTAAATTTGTGCGCGCGGATGGTTTTCACATTGCGGTCCAGCTGCGAGGCGATCTCTGCAATGGAAAAGCCCCGCGTCATATAGTGCAAAATCTCCCTTTCGGTTGGGCTTAACATACGAAACTGGCTGACGTAGCCATGATTAATCATGTTCTCGTTAACCCGCCGGGTTTCGCCAAGCAGCGTGGTGAGTTGCTCAAGCAGCATCGGCAACTCTGATGATTTACTTAAGATGCCGTGCAGGCGCGACGGAGAGAGGTGCCCCACCAGCCGCGCTTCTCTGTCATCTCCCGCCAGCACAATGCGCTGAACGTCCGGGCAGGAGAGCGAGAGCAGATGCAGGCACATCAGGCATTCGCGCCGCTCTTTACGCTGACCAAAAAGCGAATAGATGACCGAGAAATAGGCAGACTTTTTTAATGCCTGCCGAAAGGCAATATGATCCTTAAAAAAATGAAAAGAGTAGTTTGCAAAAACGGGCTCGCTGAATAAACTCTGCAACCCTTCCCGACTCATCATGCATTTTTCAATGATGGCTACATGTCCCGCTTGGCTAATGTTTTCCATTCATTATGGTCTCCATATGCTGATCCTAAATTCAGCTCTTTCATACCCTGATGGCTATTAATCCACGTGTACAAATCTGCATTACTGCGCAGTGATAATCGTCGCATTGCGCTATTTTTCTGCGCGCTGACGGTTTTGTTGCTTTTTTTGAGCAACATGGCGATTTGATTTATTCCCCACCCCTTTCCAAGAAGGCGTAACACTTTCCTTTCCGAAAAGGTGAGTAATTTTCGCGGCGCTGGCGTCTCTGCACAGTGCTGCCGTACCGCAGAAAGTAGCGTTGGGCTCACTTTAGGAGCGTTTTCTTCTCCGCCGCGTAGCGCATTAACCACACTGTCGATAGGCTCAATGTCGGCGAGTAGCATGGTTTGCGGCTGGATTAAAAAGTCCACCGCATCAGGATAAAATTCTGGGGAAATAAAGAAGAGCCAGCGCGTTTTATCGCATTGCGAGATCAAGGTGTAGTAGTGTTCACAGCGCTGCTGCGCAGACCGCAGCCCACCGGAGAAATCAATGATAACCAAGCTGCTATCCGCTAACTGCGGCAGCGTGACCTCCTCTATCGTGGCGTAATGCGTTACCGGATACTCAGGAAAATGATGCTCAAATATGCTGCCAATACCGGCCCTAAGTACGGGAGCCTGGCTAATAATAATCCCGTGATTGCCGCCTGGTGATAGCATAAAAACCTCCGCTTCCATTTGCGCTCTCTATCAATCCTCGTAATGAGTATTTACTCAATCGGTACCAATAATGCGTAAATTAACAATAATATTCCGAACCAGCCGTTATAAGAATTGTTGGAATTTATGATTAGCAATTTAATATAAATATTTAAAATCATAATATTGCCAACGTGCGTGACAACATAACACAACGACTCTTCAAATACTTAGTGCCTTATTAAAAATAAAATAATTAAAAGAATATAATCAAATTGTATATAGTTAATAAAAGATTAATAACCTTAATAAATATTTAATCGCGCATGTAAACCAGGAATATTAACGCTTACCAGGATTATCCGTAATATGTCGTCGTAATTTATATGGCCTTTATAATAATATTCCTAGAAAGATTGGCACGATAAATAACCATGGCGAAATCATTATCCGAATTTATTGCACACTTCTTGATCTGCGTTAGCGCCAGCCTCCCCCGCACCTGTGCTAAAAAGAGGTGTTCCGTTCCCCCTTTGCGAGCGGCGTGACCAGTTAACCAGGGCAAGCATGCAAACAGACCACTCAACGCAGCGAACCATTACGCGCTTGTGTATTCAGTGCGGCCTTTTTTTGTTACAGCACGGCGCAGAGAGCGCGCTGGTGGAGGAGTTGTCGAGCCGCCTGGGGAAAGCGCTTGGCATGGACACAGTCGAGAGCCTGATCTCCTCAAATGCCATCGTGTTAACCACCATTAAAGATGGCCACTGTCTGACCTCAACGCGCAAAAGCAGCGATCGCGGCATTAACATGCATATGGTGACGGAGGTGCAACATATCGTCATTCTCGCCGAGCATAAGCTGCTGGATCTTCAGGATGTAGAGAAGCGCTTCACCCAGCTAAAACCGCTGCGCTATCCGCGCTGGCTGGTGACGCTGATGGTCGGTCTCTCCTGCGCCTGCTTCTGCAAGCTCAATCGCGGCGGCTGGGACGGTGCGTTTATCACCTTCTGCGCTAGCAGCATCGCGATGTATGTCCGTCTGCTGCTGGCAGGAAGACATATGCATCCGCAAATCAACTTCTGTATTACCGCTTTTGTCGCCACCACCGTTTCCGGGCTGCTGCTCACCCTGCCCGCTTTTCTGCACTCCTCAACGGTGGCGATGGCCGCCAGCGTGCTGCTGCTGGTGCCCGGCTTTCCTCTTATTAACGCTGTGGCAGACATGTTTAAAGGGCATATTAATACCGGGCTGGCGCGCTGGGCGATTGCCAGCCTGTTAACACTCGCGACCTGTATCGGCGTGGTGATGGCGATGACACTCTGGGGGCTGCGCGGATGGATATAATCTCGTTCTTCTACGCACTGGCACAAGATATGCTGCTGGCGGCCATTCCGGCAGTCGGGTTTGCGATGGTGTTTAACGTTCCTCACCGCGCTCTGCGCTGGTGCGGACTGCTTGGCGCCATCGGCCACGGCTCGCGTTTTGCCATGATGCATTGGGGTTTTAATATTGAGTGGTCGACGTTTGTCGCCTCAATGCTGGTAGGCTGCATTGGGATCCGCTGGTCGCGCTGGTATCTTGCGCACCCGAAGGTCTTTACTGTGGCAGCGGTCATTCCCATGTTTCCGGGAATTTCAGCCTATACGGCGATGATCTCGGCGGTCAAAATTAGTCACGTTGGCTACAGTGAAGCATTAATGATCCTGCTGTTGACCAACTTCCTGAAGGCCTGCTCGATCGTCGGTGCGCTGTCGATCGGTTTATCGCTGCCAGGGTTATGGATCTACCGTCGACGCCCGCGCGTTTAAGTCGCCTAAAAAATAACTTGCAATTAAATCGTACGCTACCTATATTTAAAACCATGAAGAAAAGCTCAACATCCACCGCGAATGAGCAGCTCGCGCTAGATAACCAGTTTTGTTTTGCACTCTACTCAACAAACCTGGCGCTGCATAAGCTTTATCGGCAGTTGTTAACGCCGATGAACCTGACCTATCCGCAGTATCTGGTCATGCTGGTGCTGTGGGAGAAAGACGACCTTACGGTGTCGGAGATTGGCGAGCGTCTGTTCCTCGACTCCGCCACGCTGACGCCGTTGTTAAAACGTCTGCAAAGCGCCGGGCTGATTGATCGCCAGCGTTCGCGGCATGATGAACGCCAGGTGGTTATCACCCTGAGCGAAAGCGGCCGTGAGTTACAGCAACAGGCTAAAGCCATCCCGGAAGCGATACGCTGCGCGGTGGCCTGCGATGATGCAACGCTGCGTGATGTCAAAAAGCAGCTGGAGCAGTTTCGTCAACAATTTCACCAGGCATAAATTCCCTTTCGGGGATTTATACTGATATATAAATCGCACGCTATTTTATAGCAAACACTCAAGATGATAAGGAACCTGTCATGTCTTTAGAAAAAGTTGTTTACACTGCCAAAGCCAAAGCAACCGGAGGCCGTGACGGCCGCGCAACCTCTTCTGATGGCGTTCTCGACGTCAAACTGGGTGTGCCGAAAGAGATGGGCGGCGCGGGCGGTGAAGTAACCAACCCGGAGCAGCTGTTTGCCGCAGGCTACTCTGCCTGCTTCCTCGGCGCGATGAAGTTCGTGGCTGGCCGCGACAAAATCAGCATGCCGAAAGAGGCCTTTATTGAAGGTGAAGTGGGTATCGGCCCGTTGCCGACCGGTTTTGGTATTGAAGCCAAACTGAACATTCACCTGCCGGGGATGGACGCAGACGAAGCCAAAAAACTGGTCGACGCCGCGCACATCGTCTGCCCTTATTCTAATGCCACCCGTGGCAACATCGACGTTACGCTGAACATCATCGCGTAACGCATTTTTTAGCCAGCACTTATGGGAAATGACAAAGCCGGGGCAACCCGGCTTTTTTCGTGCTGTGCTCCCCTTTCCGCGCGCTGTGTTACTATGTGCCTTTCTGTCGGCGGCCTGCATTGCGCCCGCCACTCTTTCTGTCGTTACCCTGTTTGAGAACGTGTTATGTCTTCCAGAATCCTGACGTCGAATGTTATCGGCATTGATGAATTTATGCGTGATAACGCCGCGATACTGGCGCGCGCGGAAGGCGGTACCGTCGCCGTATTTGCAAATAACAGCCCCGCGTTTTACGCGCTCACCGCCGAGCGCCTTGAGCAGCTACTGGCGCTGGAAGCGCAGCTTTCGCGCCCGCCGAGCGACGTGTCGCTTGATGCGCAATTCTATGAAGAGCCTGCCGCCGCGCCGGTGAGCGTGCCAATGGGCAAATTCGCTATGTATCCGGGCTGGCAGCCAGACGCCGATTTTCAGCGCCTGGCCGCGCTGTGGGGCATCGCCCTCACCCAGCCAGCCACGCCGGAAGAGCTGGCGTCCTTTGTCGCTTACTGGCAGGCGGAAGGCAAAGTCTTCCACCACGTGCAGTGGCAGCAGAAGCTGGCGCGCAGCCTGCAAATCGGGCGCAGCAGCCAGAGCGGCGCGGCGAAGCGCGATATCAACACGCTCTCTGAACCGGACAACCACATTCCACCTGGCTTTCGAGGTTAGCGATGAAAAACGTTGGCGAATTGATGAAGCGGCTGCAAAAGATGATCCCGGCTCACGTCGAACCGGCGTTCAAAAACAGCGAAGAGTTGATGGCCTGGCAAAAGCAGCAGGGCGAACTGCGCTCTGCGGCGCTGGAACGTGAAAACCGCGCCATGAAGATGCAGC
This Kosakonia cowanii JCM 10956 = DSM 18146 DNA region includes the following protein-coding sequences:
- a CDS encoding threonine/serine exporter, with the protein product MDIISFFYALAQDMLLAAIPAVGFAMVFNVPHRALRWCGLLGAIGHGSRFAMMHWGFNIEWSTFVASMLVGCIGIRWSRWYLAHPKVFTVAAVIPMFPGISAYTAMISAVKISHVGYSEALMILLLTNFLKACSIVGALSIGLSLPGLWIYRRRPRV
- a CDS encoding MarR family winged helix-turn-helix transcriptional regulator, which translates into the protein MKKSSTSTANEQLALDNQFCFALYSTNLALHKLYRQLLTPMNLTYPQYLVMLVLWEKDDLTVSEIGERLFLDSATLTPLLKRLQSAGLIDRQRSRHDERQVVITLSESGRELQQQAKAIPEAIRCAVACDDATLRDVKKQLEQFRQQFHQA
- a CDS encoding LuxR C-terminal-related transcriptional regulator; this translates as MEAEVFMLSPGGNHGIIISQAPVLRAGIGSIFEHHFPEYPVTHYATIEEVTLPQLADSSLVIIDFSGGLRSAQQRCEHYYTLISQCDKTRWLFFISPEFYPDAVDFLIQPQTMLLADIEPIDSVVNALRGGEENAPKVSPTLLSAVRQHCAETPAPRKLLTFSERKVLRLLGKGWGINQIAMLLKKSNKTVSAQKNSAMRRLSLRSNADLYTWINSHQGMKELNLGSAYGDHNEWKTLAKRDM
- the bglJ gene encoding DNA-binding transcriptional activator BglJ, with protein sequence MSREGLQSLFSEPVFANYSFHFFKDHIAFRQALKKSAYFSVIYSLFGQRKERRECLMCLHLLSLSCPDVQRIVLAGDDREARLVGHLSPSRLHGILSKSSELPMLLEQLTTLLGETRRVNENMINHGYVSQFRMLSPTEREILHYMTRGFSIAEIASQLDRNVKTIRAHKFNAMTKLGVTSDVGLLDAADILTWIPPSTRAASELM
- a CDS encoding organic hydroperoxide resistance protein, with amino-acid sequence MSLEKVVYTAKAKATGGRDGRATSSDGVLDVKLGVPKEMGGAGGEVTNPEQLFAAGYSACFLGAMKFVAGRDKISMPKEAFIEGEVGIGPLPTGFGIEAKLNIHLPGMDADEAKKLVDAAHIVCPYSNATRGNIDVTLNIIA
- a CDS encoding threonine/serine ThrE exporter family protein, coding for MQTDHSTQRTITRLCIQCGLFLLQHGAESALVEELSSRLGKALGMDTVESLISSNAIVLTTIKDGHCLTSTRKSSDRGINMHMVTEVQHIVILAEHKLLDLQDVEKRFTQLKPLRYPRWLVTLMVGLSCACFCKLNRGGWDGAFITFCASSIAMYVRLLLAGRHMHPQINFCITAFVATTVSGLLLTLPAFLHSSTVAMAASVLLLVPGFPLINAVADMFKGHINTGLARWAIASLLTLATCIGVVMAMTLWGLRGWI
- the dnaT gene encoding primosomal protein DnaT, with protein sequence MSSRILTSNVIGIDEFMRDNAAILARAEGGTVAVFANNSPAFYALTAERLEQLLALEAQLSRPPSDVSLDAQFYEEPAAAPVSVPMGKFAMYPGWQPDADFQRLAALWGIALTQPATPEELASFVAYWQAEGKVFHHVQWQQKLARSLQIGRSSQSGAAKRDINTLSEPDNHIPPGFRG